The following coding sequences lie in one Dunckerocampus dactyliophorus isolate RoL2022-P2 chromosome 4, RoL_Ddac_1.1, whole genome shotgun sequence genomic window:
- the ssh1a gene encoding protein phosphatase Slingshot homolog 1 translates to MALVTLQRSPTPSAASTASTATTTAGEDFGSEDDRRMNQSLSESFFMVKGAALFLQQGSSQQGQKVHPHHKHAGDLPQHLQVMINILRSEDRIKLAVRLESAWLDRVRYMVVLYTSGRQDTEENILLGIDFTNKDCKSCSIGMVLPLWSDTKIHLDGDGGFTVNTAGRTHVFKPVSVQAMWSALQVLHKACEVSRRYNYFPGGMALTWMGYYESCIASEQSCINEWNTMKDLESTRPDSPTMFVDKPSERERTECLIKAKLRSIMTCQDLENVTCKQIRTELEQHMNCNLKEFKEFIDNEMLLILGQMDKATLIFDHVYLGSEWNASNLEELQDTGVGYILNVTREIDNFFPGTFSYHNIRVYDEEATDLLAHWNDTYNFIVKAKKNHSKCLVHCKMGVSRSASTVIAYAMKEYSWSLEKAYNFVKEKRSITRPNPSFMRQLAEYEGILDASKQRHNKLWHPDADCEMAEGQQGLAQCCGEEEADHLTPEPGMSPCCEDAMPDKGAMCPSPCRKVALEIDPAYNNYYFRRLSDSALDSEPSTPVRGPPLLGMEKVYIEIEDVERDALLDDEAFDGREGLGLLSFGSTTEGTAAQTCNRGPEPLEELRLRLEFSTVEEEDEEDVQKEEAEMEVLMQPDDGGGGDGGGVADESQDVEVEGDAEVNSMDLATLNENSNNNNCLSSQEDFNGKATPLEADVSLLKDVSPTSLSNPCLKPSPPHLPSAPFLLSQTSSEDLQCSLGLLSLSDGANFASLCSTVVPQQPADSLHVGGVNDCGDMLRVSIETERRNSAGSSEALPELMTMELDKDTPAMACYQQKETLMELRRSGVVRRHTERLERLSGLTQESLHSLKPLHDCQMQKKFNTEEEEDVGFTMDFMKSSMPCQVRLEPLVVPLTNEALFGVVGSGVLTPASSPHGSTLTRSSSSDSLRSVRGKPGLVRQRAQEIETRMRLAGLTVPSRLKRSNSLAKLGNLNLSSDDLCSACSSDAGTLLLLSLSPEPDQGQEWELPTTPAQTRPCKDLHTPERALTGEHKS, encoded by the exons GATTTTGGGAGTGAAGATGACCGGCGGATGAATCAAAG CCTGAGTGAGAGCTTCTTCATGGTGAAGGGGGCTGCACTCTTCCTACAGCAAGGGAGCTCTCAGCAGGGCCAAAAAGTGCATCCTCACCACAAACATGCAG GGGACTTACCTCAACACCTGCAGGTGATGATTAACATTCTTCGTTCAGAGGACCGGATCAAACTG GCGGTGCGGCTGGAGAGTGCGTGGTTAGATCGTGTGCGATACATGGTAGTTTTGTACACCAGTGGACGGCAGGACACAGAGGAGAACATCCTACTGGGAATCGACTTTACTAACAAAGACTG CAAAAGTTGTTCAATTGGCATGGTGCTGCCTCTGTGGAGTGACACTAAAATACATCTGGATGGAGATGG GGGCTTTACTGTGAACACGGCAGGGCGGACTCATGTCTTCAAACCTGTATCAGTGCAGGCTATGTG GTCCGCTCTCCAAGTGCTGCACAAGGCATGCGAGGTGTCCCGCAGATACAACTACTTCCCTGGGGGTATGGCTCTCACTTGGATGGGATACTATGAAAGCTGCATCGCTTCAGAGCAGAGCTGCATCAATGAATGGAACACCATGAAGGACTTGGAGTCCACACGTCCAGACTCTCCTACCATGTTTGTTGACAA GCCTTCAGAAAGGGAAAGGACAGAGTGCCTTATTAAAGCCAAACTCCGAAGCATCATGACGTGCCAGGATCTTGAGAATGTCACATGCAAACAG ATTCGCACTGAATTGGAGCAGCACATGAACTGCAACCTGAAGGAGTTCAAAGAGTTCATCGACAACGAGATGTTATTGATTTTGGGCCAGATGGACAAAGCAACACTCATCTTTGACCACGTCTACCTG GGCTCTGAATGGAATGCCTCCAATTTGGAAGAGCTGCAAGACACAGG ggtgggCTATATCCTCAATGTTACCAGGGAGATAGACAACTTCTTTCCAGGCACATTCAGTTATCACAACATACGTGTGTATGATGAAGAGGCCACTGACCTGCTGGCTCATTGGAACGATACGTACAACTTCATTGTTAAAGCAAA AAAGAACCACTCCAAGTGTCTAGTGCACTGTAAGATGGGTGTCAGCCGCTCTGCTTCCACAGTCATTGCTTATGCTATGAAAGAATACAGCTGGTCACTCGAGAAGGCATACAACTTCGTCAAGGAAAAGAGGAGCATCACACGGCCTAACCCAAGTTTCATGCGACAGCTGGCAGAGTACGAAGGAATCCTTGATGCAAG CAAACAGCGGCATAACAAGTTGTGGCATCCGGACGCAGACTGTGAGATGGCAGAAGGCCAGCAGGGCTTGGCCCAGTGCTGTGGTGAGGAAGAGGCAGACCACCTCACCCCAGAGCCAGGGATGTCTCCCTGTTGTGAAGATGCGATGCCTGATAAAGGTGCAATGTGCCCTTCCCCCTGCCGAAAAGTGGCACTGGAGATCGACCCGGCCTACAACAATTATTATTTCCGCCGGCTCTCTGACTCTGCCCTAGACAGTGAGCCCTCAACGCCTGTGCGTGGGCCCCCTCTCCTGGGTATGGAGAAGGTCTATATTGAAATCGAGGATGTTGAGCGAGATGCTCTGCTGGACGATGAAGCATTTGATGGGCGTGAAGGTCTGGGGCTTCTCTCTTTTGGGTCTACAACAGAGGGCACTGCAGCCCAGACATGCAATCGTGGCCCAGAGCCCCTGGAGGAGCTGCGATTGCGCTTGGAGTTTAGCACTGTTGAGGAAGAAGATGAGGAAGATGTGCAAAAGGAGGAGGCAGAAATGGAGGTACTAATGCAGCCAGATGATGGAGGGGGTGGGGACGGAGGTGGAGTAGCAGATGAAAGCCAAGATGTGGAGGTAGAAGGGGATGCGGAGGTTAACAGCATGGACCTGGCGACCCTGAATGAGAATTCCAACAATAACAACTGTTTGAGCTCACAAGAGGACTTCAAT ggaaaaGCCACCCCTCTTGAAGCTGATGTGTCTTTATTAAAGGATGTTTCTCCAACTTCCCTTTCAAATCCTTGCCTTAAGCCCAGTCCTCCTCATCTCCCAAGTGCTCCATTTCTGCTATCACAGACCTCTTCTGAAGACCTTCAGTGTTCACTTGGACTTCTGTCTCTATCTGATGGTGCCAACTTTGCTTCCCTTTGTTCTACAGTTGTCCCACAGCAGCCAGCAGACTCTCTTCATGTTGGAGGGGTCAATGACTGCGGTGATATGTTGCGTGTAAGCATAGAGACCGAGAGAAGGAACTCTGCAGGCTCTTCAGAGGCTCTCCCTGAGCTGATGACAATGGAGTTAGACAAAGATACACCTGCTATGGCTTGCTACCAGCAAAAGGAGACCCTAATGGAGCTGCGGAGGTCAGGGGTAGTGCGCCGCCACACAGAGAGACTGGAGAGACTTTCGGGTTTGACTCAGGAGAGCCTGCACTCCCTGAAGCCTTTGCACGATTGCCAAATGCAGAAGAAGTTTAAcacagaggaggaagaagacgtTGGCTTTACTATGGATTTTATGAAATCGTCTATGCCGTGCCAAGTACGGTTGGAGCCCCTGGTGGTTCCACTCACAAATGAAGCCTTGTTTGGTGTGGTGGGGTCGGGGGTTCTCACCCCTGCCTCCTCACCTCACGGCTCCACGCTTACGCGCAGCTCCAGCAGTGACAGTCTGCGAAGCGTAAGAGGAAAGCCCGGCCTCGTGCGTCAGAGAGCGCAGGAGATCGAGACACGGATGCGTCTGGCGGGCCTTACCGTGCCGTCTAGACTCAAACGGTCCAACTCACTTGCTAAGTTGGGCAACCTCAATCTATCTTCTGACGACCTGTGCTCCGCCTGCTCTTCAGATGCAGGAACATTACTGCTCCTATCACTGTCCCCAGAGCCAGACCAAGGCCAGGAATGGGAGCTCCCCACCACCCCTGCTCAAACCCGGCCCTGTAAGGACCTGCACACTCCAGAGAGAGCTCTAACGGGGGAGCACAAAAGCTGA